The following are encoded in a window of Effusibacillus lacus genomic DNA:
- the dnaJ gene encoding molecular chaperone DnaJ, which produces MSKRDYYEILGVSKNATEDEIKKAYRKLARQYHPDVNKEPDAEAKFKEVTEAYEVLSDREKRSRYDQFGHADPGGGFGGGFGGGAGDFGGFGDIFDMFFGGGGRQRGPRRGADLQYNMQIEFEEAAKGTEKEIEIPRTEECPTCHGSGAKPGTHPETCSVCRGTGTQEQVISTPLGRMVNRRTCQACGGDGKIVKDPCGQCRGAGTIKVRKKVNVKIPAGVDTGNRIRIAGAGEKGDKGAPPGDLYIVVYVREHEFFERDGEDIFCRMPISFVQAALGDEIEVPTLDGKVKLRIPEGTQTGTSFRLRGKGMPRLNTSYRGDQHVRVVVVTPTDLSERQRELIRQLGDELGVKPSEQHKTFFEKVKDAAKDALNWD; this is translated from the coding sequence TTGAGCAAGCGGGACTATTATGAAATTCTTGGCGTCAGCAAGAATGCGACGGAAGACGAGATTAAGAAAGCGTACCGCAAACTAGCCCGTCAGTATCATCCGGACGTGAATAAAGAGCCGGATGCCGAGGCCAAGTTCAAAGAAGTAACCGAAGCCTACGAAGTATTGTCCGACAGGGAGAAACGCTCGCGCTACGATCAATTTGGACATGCGGACCCGGGGGGCGGATTTGGTGGAGGATTCGGTGGCGGGGCTGGCGACTTTGGCGGTTTTGGCGATATATTCGACATGTTCTTCGGTGGCGGAGGGCGGCAACGGGGCCCTCGCCGAGGAGCCGACTTGCAGTACAATATGCAAATCGAGTTTGAAGAAGCCGCTAAAGGAACGGAGAAAGAGATCGAGATTCCGCGCACGGAAGAATGCCCGACCTGTCACGGTTCGGGTGCCAAACCGGGAACACATCCCGAAACATGTTCCGTTTGCCGCGGAACCGGGACTCAGGAGCAGGTGATCAGCACACCGCTTGGCCGGATGGTCAATCGCCGCACCTGCCAGGCATGTGGCGGGGACGGAAAGATAGTGAAAGACCCGTGCGGACAATGCCGTGGAGCGGGCACTATCAAAGTTCGCAAGAAAGTCAATGTGAAAATTCCTGCAGGCGTGGATACCGGAAACCGCATCCGGATAGCCGGTGCCGGGGAGAAGGGTGACAAAGGGGCGCCGCCCGGTGACCTGTACATTGTGGTTTATGTCAGGGAACACGAGTTCTTCGAGCGCGACGGGGAGGACATCTTCTGTCGAATGCCCATCAGCTTCGTGCAGGCGGCCCTGGGAGATGAGATTGAAGTTCCAACACTTGACGGCAAGGTGAAGCTGCGAATTCCGGAAGGAACCCAGACCGGAACCTCTTTCCGCCTGAGAGGCAAAGGAATGCCACGGTTGAATACCTCCTACCGCGGCGACCAACATGTACGGGTTGTGGTGGTGACGCCCACAGATCTCAGTGAGAGACAGCGTGAACTCATTCGTCAACTGGGGGACGAACTTGGTGTCAAACCCAGCGAGCAGCACAAGACATTCTTTGAGAAAGTTAAGGATGCTGCCAAAGACGCATTGAATTGGGATTAG
- a CDS encoding helix-turn-helix transcriptional regulator, with the protein MDPMSQTRSLKTAERLFLITQKISRNKGITAPELAKACGTSVRNIYRDIKRLDEIGVQVLSKGREGYYLVENVTQIPSQLNAEEYLAMALFPYLSDGRAPHSHLFRQAYKTALEKILPSLKYPKEFLDTSTFMSERIRIQTTPVTKEMNFSMQRVMESILRQVTIRCIYHSMYRDAESDRMIDPYYIVPRGGHLYLIGYCHTREKVLTFRLSRFREVELTSKRCFIEEDFDIDRYLSDLWGIGSKEDEKPTTFQVWFSPAVARYIKEESYYQDPEITDNPDGSILFAVTVRGVDEFLRWFRQYGTHAELLKPEKYRRQIANEIEEMRNRYRANV; encoded by the coding sequence ATGGACCCAATGAGTCAAACAAGAAGCTTGAAAACGGCAGAACGATTGTTTCTAATCACGCAAAAAATCAGCCGGAACAAAGGAATCACGGCTCCGGAACTGGCGAAGGCATGCGGCACCTCGGTGCGTAATATCTATAGGGACATAAAAAGACTGGATGAAATTGGGGTACAGGTATTGAGCAAGGGTCGGGAAGGCTATTATCTTGTTGAAAATGTTACTCAAATCCCATCCCAGTTGAACGCGGAAGAATATTTGGCCATGGCTCTATTTCCTTATCTAAGCGATGGACGGGCTCCGCATTCCCATCTTTTCCGACAAGCATACAAAACGGCGCTGGAAAAAATCCTTCCTTCTCTTAAATACCCTAAGGAATTCCTTGATACTTCCACGTTTATGAGTGAAAGGATTCGTATTCAAACAACGCCTGTAACGAAAGAAATGAACTTCTCCATGCAACGGGTCATGGAATCTATTTTACGGCAAGTGACAATTCGGTGTATCTATCACTCGATGTACCGTGATGCGGAAAGCGACAGAATGATTGATCCGTATTATATCGTTCCGCGTGGAGGTCATCTTTATCTGATCGGGTATTGCCACACCCGGGAAAAAGTGCTCACGTTCCGTCTCAGCCGGTTTCGGGAAGTGGAACTCACATCAAAAAGGTGCTTCATAGAAGAGGATTTTGATATCGATCGGTACCTGTCCGATTTATGGGGAATTGGTTCAAAAGAGGATGAGAAACCGACAACCTTTCAAGTTTGGTTTTCCCCAGCTGTCGCCCGGTATATCAAGGAAGAATCGTATTACCAAGATCCCGAGATTACTGATAATCCGGACGGTTCCATCCTGTTTGCCGTTACCGTTCGCGGGGTGGACGAGTTTTTGCGATGGTTCCGGCAATACGGAACACATGCCGAGTTATTGAAGCCGGAGAAATATCGAAGACAAATCGCAAATGAAATTGAGGAGATGAGAAACAGGTACAGGGCGAACGTTTGA
- the cas6 gene encoding CRISPR-associated endoribonuclease Cas6 has product MRFKITLEAVNDFVSLPLQHNEFIQAAIYSSLSPDFAAFLHDKGYRIDNRRFTLFAFSRIMGTYQILRERKQIHFSNPIQLVVSSPVQEFIRDMAQLLLKDGFRIGSQYLRVTGMEIQEPKVEQEEIVVHTLSPVVAYSTLLRPDGNKYTLYFEPGESDFRRIVTDNLLRKGRLIYGEEVDFHGVQVEPVGHYKRHIVMYKDSAIKGYSGKFRLKGDRRLLQTAIDAGLGSKNAMGFGLVEV; this is encoded by the coding sequence GTGAGATTCAAGATTACATTGGAAGCGGTGAACGATTTTGTGAGTTTGCCTTTGCAGCACAATGAATTTATACAAGCAGCCATTTATTCCAGTCTTTCACCCGATTTTGCCGCTTTTTTGCATGACAAAGGATATCGTATTGACAACCGCCGTTTTACGCTTTTTGCTTTTTCACGCATCATGGGCACGTACCAGATTCTCCGCGAGCGGAAACAGATTCATTTTTCGAATCCCATCCAGCTGGTTGTTTCATCACCCGTACAGGAATTTATTCGGGATATGGCACAACTGCTCTTAAAAGATGGATTCCGTATCGGTTCTCAGTATTTACGCGTTACAGGGATGGAGATTCAGGAACCGAAAGTGGAGCAGGAAGAAATTGTGGTACACACCCTGTCGCCTGTAGTAGCCTATTCCACCTTATTAAGACCGGACGGAAACAAATACACCCTGTATTTTGAACCAGGGGAAAGCGATTTTCGGAGAATTGTAACGGATAATTTGCTGCGCAAAGGGCGACTGATCTATGGAGAGGAAGTCGATTTCCACGGGGTGCAGGTGGAGCCGGTTGGCCACTACAAACGTCATATTGTGATGTACAAGGATAGTGCAATAAAGGGATACAGTGGGAAATTCCGTTTGAAAGGAGACCGGCGGTTGTTGCAAACCGCCATAGACGCCGGACTAGGCAGCAAGAATGCGATGGGGTTTGGGTTGGTGGAGGTATAA
- a CDS encoding CRISPR-associated protein — MGVNSGEILFVKSVKDGIPNRDPLADSDARRIFGENDGRISLSDVSIKRDVRDYVQMAYPDGGELKNRFIYVREERDEKGKLLGRSSLADKLLERTGNAKGPIRENLIQAAFDVRSFGAVFSVKNESFKLTGPVQFGWAHSLHPVETRYVQGTVVMPSKDTKDSSGEANDEGKSQGTIWTSYILPFAVFAMPGVINASIAKEAMLEPDDVELLLEALWRGTQQRQARGRGIQQPLFLMHVEYRDPLFRIGYLEEGIRLLPDKEEWTNGQPPSSVQEISLDVSGLFDLLKQYQDKIARCRLWLNPSLQLKGDTSMMNLQPLW; from the coding sequence ATGGGTGTAAACAGTGGAGAAATCTTGTTCGTTAAATCGGTCAAAGATGGGATACCCAACCGGGACCCGCTGGCAGACAGCGATGCCAGACGGATATTTGGGGAGAACGACGGCCGCATTTCGCTATCCGATGTGAGCATCAAACGGGATGTTCGCGATTATGTTCAAATGGCTTATCCGGATGGAGGAGAACTGAAAAACCGTTTTATCTACGTCCGGGAAGAAAGGGATGAAAAAGGGAAACTGCTTGGCCGCAGCAGTTTGGCCGACAAACTGCTCGAACGTACAGGGAACGCAAAAGGACCGATCAGAGAGAACCTGATCCAGGCAGCATTTGATGTCCGGTCGTTTGGAGCCGTTTTTAGCGTTAAGAATGAATCTTTTAAATTGACCGGACCGGTTCAGTTTGGCTGGGCTCATTCATTGCATCCTGTAGAAACTCGGTATGTGCAGGGAACTGTTGTGATGCCGAGTAAGGACACTAAAGATAGTTCCGGGGAAGCCAACGATGAAGGAAAGAGCCAGGGGACAATCTGGACGAGTTACATACTTCCATTTGCTGTTTTTGCCATGCCGGGAGTCATCAATGCCTCCATTGCCAAAGAAGCAATGCTTGAGCCGGATGATGTCGAACTCCTGCTGGAAGCGCTCTGGCGCGGAACACAGCAGAGGCAGGCACGGGGACGTGGCATCCAGCAACCGTTGTTTTTGATGCATGTTGAATACAGGGACCCGCTCTTTCGCATCGGATATTTAGAAGAAGGAATTCGCCTGTTGCCTGACAAGGAAGAATGGACAAACGGTCAGCCTCCTTCGTCGGTTCAGGAAATTTCTTTGGATGTATCCGGCTTGTTCGACTTACTGAAACAATATCAGGACAAGATTGCACGTTGCCGTCTGTGGCTGAATCCGTCCCTGCAACTGAAGGGGGATACCAGCATGATGAATCTGCAACCTCTCTGGTGA
- the cas5 gene encoding CRISPR-associated protein Cas5 — translation MQTLIFELRGSIAHFRRPDTTAAHLTYPFITRTALRGLLGSILGLDEFHGEAWTGVELVEPVRTRSQELSLLGKGFVDNEGSSTFNRPTSVELVVQPHYRIYYQGEHLNELAERIRRRQSVYHTYLGSAFALTVPEYVDLVLAESIVGTGSIQCLTVVPEKAIAALHPVPGVQYARVNAMLHQHIGQRRFRGSMDIIYEVNGRPITLDVHEADHILYRFVRVPQGVVCLW, via the coding sequence ATGCAGACACTCATCTTTGAGCTACGCGGCTCAATTGCTCATTTTCGACGGCCGGATACGACGGCTGCCCATTTGACCTACCCGTTTATCACCCGTACTGCATTGCGAGGATTGTTGGGTTCAATTCTCGGGTTGGACGAATTTCACGGAGAAGCCTGGACAGGAGTGGAATTGGTCGAACCGGTCCGTACCCGGTCACAGGAGTTGTCCTTATTGGGGAAAGGTTTTGTGGACAACGAGGGATCCTCTACGTTTAATCGGCCGACCAGTGTGGAGTTGGTGGTTCAGCCTCATTACCGGATTTATTATCAGGGGGAACACCTGAATGAATTGGCGGAACGGATTCGGCGCAGGCAAAGCGTTTATCATACCTATCTGGGAAGCGCATTTGCGTTAACCGTTCCGGAATATGTGGATTTGGTTCTTGCGGAATCCATAGTAGGAACGGGCTCTATTCAGTGTTTGACGGTAGTGCCTGAAAAGGCGATTGCTGCTTTACACCCGGTGCCTGGAGTACAGTATGCCCGGGTAAATGCCATGTTGCATCAACATATTGGACAACGTCGGTTCCGTGGGTCTATGGATATCATCTATGAGGTAAACGGCAGGCCCATTACCCTAGATGTCCATGAAGCTGATCATATATTGTATCGTTTTGTTCGTGTGCCGCAAGGGGTTGTTTGTTTATGGTAA